In Rhodopirellula sp. P2, the DNA window CACCAGTGGATTGAACAACGCCAGGCTGTAGGCCAATGCACCGGTCCCGCCGATCAAGCAAGTCAGCGCGATTGGCAATGCGACTTTCAACACGCTCATCCGGTTGGCGGCGCTGGTTCGGAAGTGAGTTCCCAGTCCCAGCAGAGTCGCTTCGGACGATGCGTTGAGCGTTCGACCACGAAGCGTGGTTTGCACCTGATTGCGAGCGGCTGGATTGCTGGCGAGCAAGTTGCAGCTCAGATTCACCGCTTCTTCGGCCGGGACACCCGTTTTGGCCATCGCAGCGATCAATCGCATGGCAACCGCAGAGGCGTTGTCACGGATGTAAGCGGAGCCACCGAGTCGGGGGGCCCATCGTGAGACGCCACCGGTGATCCAAATCAACAGGCATGTGCCCAGCAAGACGAGCGGCGCGACGACGAGCACCGTCGGCAAAAAATCAATGATTGGATCGGAGCGAGGGGCCTGCGGAGTGGAAGGAACCAGTTCCATGTCGGCACGCAGAGCGTTGACGCTGGGGCCAATGAAGTGGGTGAAGAATGCCAAACCCAAGTACCCAACCACCGCCAAGGTCATCAAGTAGATGCACGATCCCCAAAGCAAACGCGACAGCGTTCGTTCGGAACGTGTGTTGTGGGTCAGCCCATCCAGAACGATCTGCATGTTTCCAGTGCGGTCGAACACTTCTCGTGCCGCCCGGTATCGTGTCGGCCATTCCGCCGCGGGTTGCCGTTTCAGCAACTCCACTTTTTCCAATGTCAGCTTGCCGCCCACGGATCCGCCGGTCCCCAAGTGAATGGGGACGCGGGCCATCACCGCGGCGGCGAGCCCGTCATGAAAAACATCGGCTTGAGGGACGGTGGTCAGGTGTTCCGGTGAGAAGGCAGATTCGCTCATGGTTGGCGTCCCGCTTCTTGATTGGGGTGGACGTTGTGTGGGGGCTGTTTCGTTGGGCGTTGGTCATCCATCACTTCCATCAACGCCCAGTCCAGTGATTGATTCGTCAGCGATGATCGCAGCATGGCTTTTTGTTCCACCTCGTCGCTGCTCATTCGCGGAAGCGGTGGGATGGATTGAATTGACTGTCCGACCCAAACGAAAGACAGCATGGCGGCCATCCCTAAACCAAGCATTCCGAGCACCCCGCCGGTTTTTTGTCTCGCATCGTTTTGTTGGCGAACCGACTCGAGGACTCGTGGGCGAAGTTCCGACGATGGTCGAACGTAGCGGCCTGCATCGCGAATCAAGTCTTCGATGGATTCACCGTTTTGAAGTTGCCAATTGTCCAATTCGTAGCCGTTGTTACTGAGAGGTGGATCGGGCAATGCCGTGCAGCGTTGCTTTCGATCGGCTTCGTGCGTTTTTTGCGTCGCGAAAGTCGTCAAGACTTTCGGTTCCCGGCGATCGTTTCCGGAACTCTTGATTGGTTTCGCTACCAAATCTCCGAAACTCTTGACGAGTTTCGCTACTGAATCTCCGAAACTCTTGACGAGTTTCGCTACTGAAATTCCGAAACTCTTGACGAGTTTCGCTACCAGGTGTTTTGCAGCGTTGAGGAACGAGTTGTGATCAGCCATGCGTGGGCACCTCCGATTCGACGTCGCCACGCAGCAGTTGCGTCATCTTCTGCATTCCATAGCGGTACCGGCTGGCGGATGTCCCGGGCGTGATCTCCAGGACGTCGGCGATTTCAAGGAACGTCATTTGTTCCCAGATCTTCAGCACGATCACTTCGCTCTGTTCGGTGGGCAATTTGCGAAGGGCTCGCCAAACCTCTCGGATCGTTTCTTCTTGTTCCAGTTCGTCGACTCGCCGAACGGTCAGCAGGTCCGCCAGGTTGTCGACCAAGCTCCAGCGAGATTTGCGTCGCGTGATCAGGAGCGATTCGTTGCGGACCATTCGCAGCAAGTAATTCCAGGGCTGGTCGGCATCGCGG includes these proteins:
- a CDS encoding RNA polymerase sigma factor, which translates into the protein MSNSTPFSKRVFQCVDHMVVHGGDAVAGLIDLTSSRMVRFATTITRNQHDAEDAVQTVLVKVAERPRLIRDADQPWNYLLRMVRNESLLITRRKSRWSLVDNLADLLTVRRVDELEQEETIREVWRALRKLPTEQSEVIVLKIWEQMTFLEIADVLEITPGTSASRYRYGMQKMTQLLRGDVESEVPTHG